A section of the Cryobacterium soli genome encodes:
- a CDS encoding molybdopterin-dependent oxidoreductase produces MSDPHVPAPVPPSTGASAVRPGARWLPAVAGLAAVIAGFGLAEFAAALLAPGASPVIVVGSLLIDLAPAWLKELVISLFGTADKVVLIVCIAVVAAVLAAFAGLLEYRRPPLGRFLVIAVGLVALAAALTRAGAAPLDAVPPVVAAGVAATLLTMLTTRLHASEAPAAAAAAAAAAAAAVTGRPASVTPAAASRAAMDRRRFLAYTGAGAGIGVISAIAGQLMTAGTRAADAARALFTLPAAAVPGTPVPAGASFDIDGLSPIITPNADFYRIDTALAVPRIDPSTWTLKISGLVENEVQIDFAQLLALPLEESTTTLTCVSNYVGGDLIGNAVWLGYPIRELLARAVPLAEADMVLSRSQDGWTASTPIEALTDDRNAILAVGMNGDPLPLEHGYPVRMVVPGLYGYVSATKWVTELVVTRFDTETAYWTGRGWSEKGPVKLSSRVDVPRDNATVSAGAVTVAGVAWSQHVGISAVDVQVDDGDWNAATLADAISVDTWRQWRWDWPATAGSHTLRVRATDANGEVQTSKTADVVPDGATGLHQISVSVS; encoded by the coding sequence ATGTCCGACCCGCACGTGCCCGCCCCTGTGCCGCCCTCCACCGGGGCGTCTGCGGTGCGCCCGGGAGCCCGGTGGTTGCCTGCCGTTGCCGGGCTCGCGGCCGTCATCGCCGGCTTCGGCCTGGCGGAGTTCGCCGCCGCGCTGCTCGCCCCCGGCGCCAGCCCGGTGATCGTGGTGGGCTCGCTTCTCATCGACCTCGCACCGGCTTGGCTCAAAGAGCTGGTCATCAGCCTGTTCGGCACGGCGGACAAGGTTGTCCTGATCGTCTGCATCGCCGTGGTCGCGGCGGTGCTGGCCGCTTTCGCCGGGCTGCTCGAATACCGCCGGCCACCGCTGGGCCGGTTCCTGGTGATCGCCGTGGGCCTGGTGGCACTGGCCGCCGCCCTCACCCGTGCCGGAGCCGCACCGCTCGATGCCGTGCCGCCGGTGGTGGCCGCGGGTGTCGCCGCCACGCTGCTGACCATGCTCACCACCCGTCTGCACGCGAGCGAGGCGCCCGCCGCTGCCGCGGCGGCGGCGGCGGCGGCGGCAGCGGCAGTAACCGGCCGCCCCGCATCCGTCACCCCGGCGGCGGCGTCGCGTGCGGCGATGGACCGGCGGCGGTTTCTGGCCTACACCGGTGCGGGTGCCGGGATCGGCGTGATCTCGGCGATCGCCGGGCAGCTGATGACCGCGGGCACCCGGGCCGCGGATGCCGCGCGGGCGCTGTTCACCCTGCCGGCGGCGGCCGTGCCCGGCACTCCCGTTCCGGCCGGGGCGTCGTTCGACATCGACGGCCTGTCGCCGATCATCACCCCCAACGCCGACTTCTACCGCATCGACACCGCCCTGGCCGTGCCGCGCATCGACCCGTCCACCTGGACGCTGAAGATCAGCGGCCTGGTGGAGAACGAGGTGCAGATCGACTTCGCCCAGCTGCTGGCCCTGCCGCTGGAGGAGAGCACGACCACGCTCACCTGCGTGTCGAACTACGTGGGCGGCGACCTGATCGGCAACGCGGTCTGGCTCGGCTACCCGATCCGTGAGCTGCTCGCACGGGCCGTGCCGCTCGCCGAGGCCGACATGGTGCTCTCCCGCAGCCAGGACGGCTGGACGGCGAGCACCCCGATCGAGGCCCTCACCGACGACCGCAACGCCATCCTCGCGGTGGGCATGAACGGCGACCCGCTTCCGCTCGAGCACGGCTACCCGGTGCGGATGGTCGTGCCCGGTCTCTACGGGTACGTGTCGGCCACCAAGTGGGTCACCGAGCTCGTGGTCACCCGATTCGACACGGAGACGGCGTACTGGACCGGCCGCGGCTGGTCGGAGAAGGGTCCGGTGAAGCTGTCCTCCCGCGTCGACGTGCCCCGGGACAACGCGACGGTCTCCGCGGGCGCTGTCACGGTCGCCGGGGTGGCGTGGAGCCAGCACGTGGGCATCTCGGCCGTGGACGTGCAGGTCGACGACGGCGACTGGAACGCGGCCACGCTGGCCGACGCGATCTCGGTGGACACCTGGCGCCAGTGGCGCTGGGACTGGCCGGCCACCGCGGGTTCGCACACCCTGCGGGTGCGCGCCACCGACGCCAACGGCGAGGTGCAGACCAGCAAGACCGCCGATGTGGTGCCGGACGGCGCCACCGGCCTGCACCAGATCAGCGTCTCGGTGTCCTGA
- a CDS encoding DEAD/DEAH box helicase: MATLTALPHVTDPDLLFEAFELWAADAGLRLYPAQEEAVIEIVSGANLILSTPTGTGKSLVAVGAHFMALSAGKRSFYTAPIKALVSEKFFALVEIFGAENVGMMTGDSSVNSDAPIICCTAEILANLALRNGEDTPVDQVVMDEFHFYSDPDRGWAWQVPLLLLPRVQFILMSATLGDVTDIAADLSRRTNRDTAVVTGVERPVPLHYFYETTPVHETVEDLIKTGQAPVYIVHFAQAAALERAQALSSVKVVTKEQKEAIADLIGEFRFTTSFGKTLSRLIRMGIGVHHAGMLPKYRRLVEQLAQRGLLRVICGTDTLGVGINVPIRTVLFTALTKYDGVKMRQLNAREFHQIAGRAGRAGYDTAGTVMVQAPDHETENLKAIEKAGDDPKKKRKIVRKRAPEGFVSWGEPSFRRLVDAEPETLTSSMQMTSAMLINVIARGGDAFANVYSLVFDNHEPWKRQLAHARRALGIYKTLRAAGIVEQRVDESTGRIDIRLTVDLQANFALNQPLSPFALAAFDLLDIEAPTYALDMISILESTLDDPRPVLMGQQFAARGEAVNAMKSEGIEYDQRMELLEEITWPKPLDELLSYAFETYKQSQPWIADFPLRPKTVVRDMYERAMSFGEFVAYYKLARSEGVVLRYLSDAYRAARQTIPDEAKTEDLLDLIEWLGELVRQVDSSLLDEWEELIHPDLAAHESTAHAVVPPAPHRLTTNTRAFRILVRNELFRRVQLAALENYDALGDLDREHGFGADAWADAMDGYYAEHDELLAGANARGAGLLILDEGASVWTARQIFDDPAGDHDWGISAEIDLAESDELGVPALKVTGINRL; this comes from the coding sequence ATGGCAACCCTCACCGCCCTTCCGCACGTCACCGATCCGGACCTGCTCTTCGAGGCCTTCGAACTCTGGGCGGCGGACGCGGGCCTGCGGCTCTATCCGGCGCAGGAGGAGGCGGTCATCGAGATCGTCTCAGGCGCCAACCTGATCCTCTCCACGCCCACCGGCACAGGGAAGTCGCTCGTGGCCGTCGGTGCGCACTTCATGGCGCTCTCGGCCGGGAAACGCAGCTTCTACACGGCCCCGATCAAGGCGCTGGTGAGCGAGAAGTTCTTCGCGCTGGTGGAGATCTTCGGCGCCGAGAACGTGGGCATGATGACGGGCGACTCGTCGGTCAACTCCGACGCCCCGATCATCTGCTGCACCGCCGAGATCCTCGCCAACCTGGCCCTCCGCAACGGCGAGGACACCCCGGTCGACCAGGTCGTCATGGACGAGTTCCACTTCTATTCAGACCCCGACCGCGGCTGGGCCTGGCAGGTGCCGCTGTTGCTGCTGCCGCGCGTGCAGTTCATCCTCATGTCGGCCACCCTGGGTGACGTCACCGACATCGCGGCCGACCTGTCCCGCCGCACCAACCGCGACACGGCCGTCGTCACCGGAGTCGAACGGCCCGTGCCGCTGCACTACTTCTACGAGACCACGCCCGTGCACGAGACCGTGGAGGACCTGATCAAGACCGGCCAGGCTCCCGTGTACATCGTGCACTTCGCGCAGGCCGCCGCCCTCGAGCGCGCGCAGGCGCTCTCCAGCGTCAAGGTGGTCACCAAGGAGCAGAAGGAGGCCATCGCCGACCTCATCGGCGAGTTCCGCTTCACGACCAGCTTCGGCAAGACCCTGTCCCGGCTGATCCGGATGGGCATCGGCGTGCACCACGCCGGCATGCTGCCCAAATACCGCCGGCTGGTGGAGCAGCTCGCCCAGCGCGGCCTGCTGCGCGTGATCTGCGGCACCGACACCCTCGGCGTGGGCATCAACGTGCCCATCCGCACCGTGCTGTTCACGGCCCTGACCAAGTACGACGGCGTCAAGATGCGCCAGCTCAACGCCCGGGAGTTCCACCAGATCGCCGGCCGCGCGGGCCGCGCCGGCTACGACACCGCGGGCACCGTGATGGTGCAGGCGCCAGACCACGAGACCGAGAACCTCAAGGCCATCGAGAAGGCCGGCGACGACCCCAAGAAGAAGCGCAAGATCGTGCGCAAGCGCGCGCCGGAGGGTTTCGTCTCCTGGGGCGAACCGTCGTTCCGGCGCCTCGTCGACGCCGAACCGGAGACCCTCACCTCGAGCATGCAGATGACCAGTGCCATGCTCATCAACGTCATCGCCCGCGGCGGCGACGCGTTCGCGAATGTCTACTCGCTGGTGTTCGACAACCACGAGCCCTGGAAGCGCCAGCTCGCCCACGCCCGCCGAGCCCTGGGCATCTACAAGACCCTGCGCGCGGCCGGGATCGTGGAGCAGCGTGTCGACGAGAGCACCGGCCGAATAGACATCCGTCTCACCGTGGACCTGCAGGCCAACTTCGCGCTCAACCAGCCGCTGTCGCCGTTCGCGCTGGCCGCGTTCGACCTGCTCGATATCGAGGCTCCTACCTACGCCCTCGACATGATCTCGATCCTCGAGTCCACTCTCGACGACCCCCGCCCGGTGCTGATGGGCCAGCAGTTCGCGGCCCGCGGCGAGGCCGTGAACGCGATGAAGAGCGAGGGCATCGAGTACGACCAGCGCATGGAGCTGCTCGAGGAGATCACCTGGCCCAAGCCGCTGGACGAGCTGCTCAGCTACGCGTTCGAGACCTACAAGCAGTCCCAGCCGTGGATCGCGGACTTTCCGCTGCGGCCCAAGACCGTGGTGCGCGACATGTACGAGCGGGCCATGTCGTTCGGCGAGTTCGTGGCGTACTACAAACTCGCCCGCAGCGAGGGCGTGGTGCTGCGCTACCTCTCGGATGCCTACAGGGCCGCCCGGCAGACCATCCCCGACGAAGCCAAGACCGAAGACCTGCTCGACCTGATCGAGTGGCTCGGCGAACTGGTGCGCCAGGTGGACTCCAGCCTGCTCGACGAGTGGGAGGAACTCATCCACCCCGACCTGGCCGCGCACGAGTCCACCGCGCACGCCGTCGTGCCGCCCGCACCGCACCGGCTCACCACCAACACCCGGGCGTTCCGCATCCTGGTGCGCAACGAGCTCTTCCGCCGGGTGCAGCTGGCCGCGCTGGAGAACTACGACGCGCTCGGCGACCTCGACCGCGAGCACGGCTTCGGGGCGGATGCCTGGGCCGACGCCATGGACGGCTACTACGCCGAGCACGACGAGCTGCTGGCCGGCGCGAACGCCCGCGGCGCCGGGCTCCTGATCCTCGACGAGGGCGCCTCGGTGTGGACCGCCCGGCAGATCTTCGACGACCCGGCCGGCGACCACGACTGGGGAATCAGCGCAGAGATCGACCTGGCCGAGTCCGACGAGCTGGGCGTGCCGGCCCTGAAAGTCACCGGAATCAACCGGCTCTGA
- a CDS encoding Lrp/AsnC family transcriptional regulator, translating to MDAPKKRLAVSTDTLDAVDLGLLGLLRSNARLSNAALAASVGIAASTCLERVRSLVSRGVIRRFTVDVNPAALGLGVQALISINIHSGARSQITPFATRIRELPEVVQFFFVGGNEDFLVHVAVRDTDGLRRFVVDNLSADPVVAATRTSIIFDHVSPPL from the coding sequence ATGGATGCACCGAAGAAGCGCCTGGCCGTGTCCACCGACACCCTCGACGCCGTCGACCTGGGCCTGCTCGGGCTGCTGCGCTCCAATGCCCGGCTGTCGAACGCCGCCCTGGCCGCCTCGGTGGGCATCGCGGCGTCCACCTGCCTCGAACGCGTGCGGTCGCTGGTGAGCCGCGGGGTGATCCGCCGCTTCACGGTGGATGTCAACCCTGCCGCGCTCGGCCTGGGCGTGCAGGCGCTGATCAGCATCAACATCCACTCCGGGGCGAGGTCGCAGATCACCCCGTTCGCCACGCGCATCCGGGAACTGCCCGAGGTCGTGCAGTTCTTCTTCGTCGGCGGCAACGAGGATTTCCTCGTGCACGTGGCCGTGCGCGACACCGACGGGTTGCGCCGGTTCGTCGTCGACAACCTCTCGGCCGATCCGGTGGTGGCGGCCACCCGC
- a CDS encoding TraR/DksA family transcriptional regulator, with translation MNAPDRVHFAGLLRQRRAELEEELARQGASLADVRAARSGADADDEHDPEGPTLSDEWSLRAGVHAELTVALAAIDAALARIDDGSYGLCLRRGEPIGRERLEARPAAELCIDCAREQG, from the coding sequence ATGAACGCCCCCGATAGGGTCCACTTCGCCGGGCTGCTGCGGCAGCGCCGAGCCGAGCTGGAGGAGGAGCTGGCCCGGCAAGGCGCGAGCCTGGCCGATGTGCGCGCCGCACGCAGCGGGGCGGATGCCGACGACGAGCACGATCCGGAGGGTCCGACCCTCTCGGACGAGTGGTCGTTGCGGGCGGGGGTGCATGCCGAACTGACCGTTGCCCTGGCCGCCATCGACGCAGCCCTCGCCCGCATCGACGACGGCAGCTACGGTCTGTGCCTGCGCCGGGGCGAACCCATCGGCCGCGAACGGCTGGAGGCCCGCCCGGCCGCCGAGCTCTGCATCGACTGCGCCCGGGAACAGGGCTGA